The following proteins are encoded in a genomic region of Cyclonatronum proteinivorum:
- a CDS encoding ATP-grasp domain-containing protein — protein MKIAIHQNKKVYDHSTQWMYEWIRYCEENKLTYEIVDAYANGFLEKIRGFDVFLWSFSNYSLQDMQFARSILHAASEAGVRVFPDFSTGWHFDDKIAEYYWLQAAHAPVPESWVFYTREDALLWASQEANWPVVAKLKTGSGSNNVKMIRSAGQAKSYINRMFSRGFRNVPGVLFKTASNVKSSRNWETVVKRFKRIPDFIGTWQRARMLPKERGYVLFQEFIPNDGYDLKVAVVGDKLSFFARHIRKGDFRASGGADFYYDQSLMTDQIRETAFEVAQQLRFQSMGFDFVVDKQTGQGKIIEMSYGFSWQALLGAGGYWDREHNWHDEPLNAPVEALKNLIQAGDQA, from the coding sequence ATGAAAATTGCAATACATCAGAATAAAAAAGTTTATGATCACTCCACGCAATGGATGTATGAGTGGATCAGGTATTGTGAGGAAAATAAGCTTACTTATGAAATTGTGGATGCCTACGCCAACGGGTTTTTGGAGAAAATCCGCGGTTTCGATGTCTTTTTGTGGTCTTTTAGCAACTACTCCCTGCAGGATATGCAGTTTGCACGCAGCATCTTACATGCGGCATCCGAAGCCGGCGTGCGTGTTTTTCCCGATTTTAGTACGGGCTGGCATTTTGATGATAAAATTGCCGAATACTACTGGCTGCAGGCGGCGCATGCGCCGGTACCTGAATCGTGGGTGTTTTATACCCGGGAGGACGCGCTGCTGTGGGCTTCGCAGGAAGCCAACTGGCCGGTGGTTGCCAAGCTCAAAACCGGCTCCGGTTCCAATAATGTTAAGATGATCCGCTCAGCCGGACAGGCGAAATCTTACATCAACCGCATGTTTTCCCGGGGGTTTCGGAATGTGCCCGGGGTGCTGTTCAAAACCGCCTCCAACGTTAAATCCTCGCGAAACTGGGAAACCGTTGTGAAACGCTTTAAGCGCATACCCGACTTTATTGGAACCTGGCAGCGGGCACGTATGCTGCCCAAAGAGCGGGGCTATGTGCTCTTTCAGGAGTTTATCCCCAATGATGGCTATGATCTGAAAGTGGCGGTCGTAGGTGACAAGCTTTCTTTTTTTGCCCGTCACATCCGCAAAGGTGATTTCAGGGCTTCCGGTGGTGCTGATTTCTACTATGACCAAAGCCTGATGACCGATCAGATTCGCGAAACCGCTTTTGAAGTTGCACAGCAGCTGCGCTTTCAGTCGATGGGATTTGACTTTGTGGTTGATAAGCAAACCGGACAGGGGAAAATCATCGAGATGAGCTACGGTTTTTCCTGGCAGGCCCTGCTTGGCGCGGGCGGCTACTGGGATCGTGAACATAACTGGCACGATGAACCGTTAAATGCGCCTGTAGAGGCGCTGAAGAACCTGATTCAGGCCGGAGATCAGGCGTGA
- a CDS encoding polysaccharide deacetylase family protein, with amino-acid sequence MKKIYLTTDYEIFGNGSGCIERCVTAPAAQMMKVAERHGARMTFFVDVLEFIAFEKALEQGFCSANIAAVAQVREQLQEAVSRGHDVQLHLHPQWLDAAWCPEKGWQLNMAYWRIGGLDQKIGYTRLAEMVQQATDWLNGLLKTADAGYACRSFRAGAWCIQPEEAVLRALRQAGIFLDTTVAPGSRTAGELTFFDFTEAPADQWRGWPVADTVTRPEAEGAMYELPIFTAILPFRLRALKKLSRHPVLAPQGCIGDFVGERQPQKKGSVQRAVNMALGVLQNKATQFDFCSLSRAETDFMLAKAAAVRSAGSGIVPIVTISHPKAFGNPEQLAYLLRAAETYDTITLDRTDEPSLWRSASLRELHQNTGYAAASH; translated from the coding sequence TTGAAAAAAATCTACCTCACCACAGATTACGAGATATTCGGCAACGGCAGCGGCTGTATTGAGCGCTGTGTGACCGCGCCGGCTGCGCAGATGATGAAGGTTGCGGAGCGGCATGGAGCCCGTATGACGTTTTTTGTGGATGTGCTTGAATTTATAGCCTTTGAAAAAGCCCTGGAACAAGGGTTCTGCAGCGCCAATATAGCTGCTGTTGCTCAGGTGCGCGAACAGCTGCAGGAAGCTGTCAGCCGGGGTCATGATGTGCAGCTGCATTTGCATCCGCAATGGCTGGATGCGGCCTGGTGTCCGGAAAAGGGCTGGCAGCTCAACATGGCGTACTGGCGCATTGGCGGGCTTGATCAAAAAATCGGCTACACCCGCCTCGCCGAAATGGTACAGCAGGCAACCGACTGGCTCAATGGTCTGCTCAAAACAGCAGATGCAGGCTACGCATGCCGGTCGTTTCGGGCCGGGGCCTGGTGTATTCAGCCGGAAGAAGCGGTGCTGCGTGCGCTCCGGCAGGCCGGTATTTTTCTGGATACGACCGTAGCACCCGGCAGCCGCACGGCCGGTGAACTAACCTTTTTTGATTTCACGGAGGCTCCGGCAGATCAGTGGCGCGGCTGGCCTGTTGCAGACACCGTTACCCGTCCTGAAGCGGAAGGCGCAATGTACGAGCTACCCATTTTTACAGCGATTCTGCCTTTTCGGCTGCGTGCCCTGAAAAAGCTGAGCCGCCATCCGGTTTTGGCTCCTCAAGGTTGTATAGGTGACTTTGTTGGTGAGCGGCAGCCCCAAAAAAAAGGATCTGTCCAAAGGGCGGTGAACATGGCTTTGGGTGTCCTCCAAAACAAGGCTACCCAGTTTGACTTTTGCTCGCTCAGCCGCGCGGAAACCGATTTTATGCTGGCAAAGGCCGCAGCTGTCCGCTCTGCCGGTTCCGGCATCGTGCCCATTGTCACGATCTCGCATCCGAAAGCTTTCGGAAATCCGGAGCAGCTGGCCTACCTGCTGCGCGCGGCTGAAACCTACGATACGATTACGCTCGACCGTACGGATGAGCCTTCGCTTTGGCGGTCCGCAAGCCTGCGGGAACTTCATCAAAATACCGGATATGCTGCTGCGTCACATTAA
- a CDS encoding argonaute/piwi family protein, with protein sequence MKFDLECESISNVTNVQKSTAQSQKRQRPVMYINLLSLKMPELKNVSFRVYSEQDALNRRVALGPQLTGDRKQLTWYTAFEETDGSSAETLAVDFSSQPGILQRYYLFHLEKYARELQMLTRRSDFGALEVWVPQKSRPEDFTQPVRFFGFSLRIVRSQPDGKYRLRVGYLREMRLLQQPLSSMTKHKHKIREVVFRQQLLKLKSAEKWLPADASELFPVVSPALTGLPGLRLTAPARQRTYGRKHALVLVKGFVKKYLRSPAFRQAFPYLDQRNKSAFARVQTSDLIHLNDTVHALETGRGAITTHADLNAVLQQKGPYLGIRKPVLHYLIVHAVHDEGACKKLRFFIENQLSTFMKQSFRCEGTLAFQMDKALVPQLKEGLQALYRRGIKPDLVWYVSPWGPHEEDPVRRVIYHQFKQFMTGQQLPSQVIRSASVNGSMPYYSCNLGIKLWFKLHGIPWLAAEREKDQLVMGLNMYRAKGAGQGWTAGVLCMSEAENILRIGAERADHPEDLVQVVAHALQRMREELLKSSTRAIVVHYYKPLNRHEAAQIRKLLDAFCRQTGKEVLIYIAGISDATYGEHLIWREQPGEPGDKPLISGLNPAEAVRVGDDVWLLCTHTRKNYKTRASQPNLLRVQLEKVQGGAAADAASRQRIDEPESIGILAQILRFTLLNWKSVLPGRIPLTLRLTGYMARHHAQLPGGGGFSNRYAANGIVNL encoded by the coding sequence ATGAAATTTGACCTTGAATGCGAGTCAATAAGTAATGTTACAAATGTACAGAAATCCACCGCGCAGTCACAAAAAAGGCAGCGGCCGGTCATGTACATCAACCTGCTCAGCCTGAAAATGCCTGAGCTAAAGAACGTTTCATTTAGGGTGTACAGTGAGCAGGACGCGCTAAACCGTCGGGTCGCGCTTGGGCCGCAGCTCACGGGTGACCGTAAGCAGCTTACATGGTACACTGCCTTTGAGGAAACGGATGGCAGCAGTGCCGAAACCCTGGCGGTAGATTTCAGCAGTCAGCCGGGTATCTTGCAGCGCTATTACCTGTTTCATTTGGAAAAATATGCGCGCGAGCTGCAAATGCTGACCCGTCGTTCTGATTTTGGGGCGCTTGAGGTGTGGGTTCCGCAAAAAAGCAGGCCTGAAGACTTTACTCAGCCTGTCCGCTTCTTCGGGTTTAGTTTGCGCATTGTTCGGTCGCAGCCTGATGGAAAGTACCGGTTGCGGGTCGGCTATCTCAGGGAGATGCGGCTGCTGCAGCAACCGCTCAGCAGCATGACCAAACACAAACATAAGATACGGGAGGTCGTCTTTCGGCAGCAGCTTCTTAAGCTGAAAAGTGCAGAAAAGTGGCTCCCGGCAGACGCATCTGAGCTTTTTCCGGTAGTCAGCCCTGCGCTCACCGGTTTGCCCGGTCTTCGCCTGACCGCTCCTGCCCGGCAGAGGACCTACGGGAGAAAGCACGCATTGGTGCTTGTAAAGGGGTTTGTGAAAAAGTATCTCCGCAGTCCGGCCTTCAGGCAGGCTTTCCCTTATCTGGATCAGCGTAATAAAAGTGCTTTTGCACGGGTACAGACCTCTGATCTGATCCATTTAAATGATACGGTGCATGCGCTTGAAACAGGGCGCGGTGCTATCACAACACATGCTGATTTAAATGCGGTGCTTCAGCAGAAGGGCCCGTATTTGGGCATACGGAAGCCGGTGCTGCACTATCTTATTGTACATGCGGTACATGATGAAGGGGCATGTAAAAAGCTCCGCTTTTTTATTGAAAATCAGCTGAGCACCTTCATGAAGCAGTCTTTTCGCTGCGAGGGTACCCTTGCTTTCCAAATGGATAAAGCATTGGTTCCGCAGCTCAAAGAGGGGCTTCAGGCGCTGTATCGCAGGGGGATAAAGCCTGATCTGGTGTGGTATGTTTCTCCCTGGGGTCCGCACGAAGAAGATCCGGTCCGGCGCGTGATTTACCATCAGTTTAAGCAGTTTATGACCGGACAGCAGCTGCCGTCACAGGTTATCCGCTCGGCCTCCGTTAACGGGAGTATGCCTTACTACAGCTGCAACCTCGGTATTAAACTGTGGTTTAAACTGCACGGCATCCCGTGGCTTGCCGCGGAACGTGAAAAAGATCAGCTGGTGATGGGGCTGAACATGTACCGGGCTAAAGGCGCTGGGCAAGGCTGGACGGCCGGCGTCCTGTGCATGTCAGAAGCGGAAAACATCCTGCGGATTGGGGCAGAGCGGGCAGACCATCCCGAAGACCTGGTTCAGGTTGTGGCGCATGCGCTGCAGCGTATGCGGGAAGAGCTGCTCAAAAGCAGTACCCGTGCGATTGTGGTGCACTACTACAAGCCCCTGAACCGGCATGAGGCCGCGCAAATCCGGAAGCTGCTTGATGCGTTTTGCCGGCAGACCGGTAAGGAGGTGCTCATTTATATTGCTGGTATCAGTGATGCAACCTACGGAGAGCATCTCATCTGGCGTGAACAGCCCGGTGAGCCGGGGGACAAACCCCTGATATCCGGTCTGAATCCGGCTGAAGCGGTGCGTGTTGGGGATGATGTATGGCTGCTGTGCACGCATACGCGCAAAAATTACAAGACCCGTGCTTCTCAGCCCAACCTTTTGCGGGTTCAGCTGGAAAAAGTTCAGGGCGGCGCTGCAGCGGACGCGGCATCGCGTCAGCGCATAGACGAGCCGGAAAGCATAGGTATCCTTGCGCAGATTCTTCGGTTTACGCTGCTGAACTGGAAATCCGTGCTGCCCGGACGTATCCCGCTCACCCTGCGCTTAACGGGCTATATGGCCCGTCATCATGCACAACTTCCCGGGGGCGGTGGCTTTTCCAACCGCTATGCGGCCAACGGAATTGTCAATCTCTGA
- a CDS encoding nitroreductase family protein — MIVRLLRPLFKTVDRFLIRWCSRSLIGSRLYYTFFSNAFAAQQQAVLKGRATFNTPETIGRLHSSANLRRNIHRLEKGLAMKGRREVFAASYIQQTVREYKEYAAAGFETAERLWAQEVLDTYFEAVSHSDPVAQAFALYRTVLRTEAGHRTFSFNPQCAPYAFEVIRDAEVSFEDFQQLCEKRRSVRWFLPRSVPDEAVQKLVSTALLAPSACNRQPFRFICARERAAAVAACAAGTTGYVHQLPAVLVVAGDYANYGHERDKNLIYIDASLAAMQLMLAAPTLGLASCPINWAEDPAAESRIRKLIDLKDSERIIMLIALGYPEPGGMIPYSQKKQAAQVLTYADD, encoded by the coding sequence TTGATAGTACGCCTGCTCAGACCCTTGTTCAAAACCGTTGACCGTTTCCTGATCAGATGGTGCAGCCGCAGCCTGATCGGATCAAGGCTGTACTACACTTTTTTCAGTAACGCCTTTGCCGCACAGCAGCAAGCTGTACTGAAAGGGCGGGCGACTTTCAATACGCCCGAAACCATTGGCAGGCTGCACTCAAGCGCAAACCTGAGGCGAAATATTCACCGCCTCGAAAAAGGTCTTGCGATGAAAGGGCGGCGGGAAGTGTTTGCAGCTTCCTACATTCAGCAGACGGTCCGGGAATACAAGGAATATGCGGCTGCCGGCTTTGAAACCGCTGAAAGGCTCTGGGCGCAGGAAGTCCTTGATACCTATTTTGAGGCAGTCTCTCACAGCGATCCCGTGGCGCAGGCGTTTGCCCTGTACCGGACAGTGCTCCGCACCGAAGCCGGACACCGCACCTTTTCTTTTAATCCGCAGTGTGCGCCCTACGCCTTTGAGGTGATTCGTGACGCGGAAGTCTCTTTCGAAGACTTTCAGCAGCTGTGCGAAAAGCGAAGGTCTGTACGCTGGTTTCTGCCCCGCAGTGTTCCGGATGAAGCGGTACAAAAGCTTGTATCAACCGCCCTTTTGGCGCCTTCAGCCTGTAACCGACAGCCCTTTCGGTTTATCTGTGCACGCGAGCGCGCAGCTGCAGTTGCGGCCTGTGCGGCAGGCACAACAGGATATGTTCATCAGCTGCCGGCGGTTTTGGTCGTTGCGGGCGACTATGCCAACTACGGACATGAGCGGGATAAGAACCTGATATATATTGATGCTTCCCTTGCTGCCATGCAGCTTATGCTGGCGGCCCCAACGCTGGGACTTGCAAGCTGCCCGATCAACTGGGCCGAGGATCCGGCCGCCGAATCGCGTATCCGCAAGCTTATTGATTTGAAAGATTCTGAGCGGATTATCATGCTGATAGCGCTCGGTTACCCTGAGCCCGGGGGCATGATTCCCTATTCCCAAAAAAAACAAGCGGCTCAGGTATTAACGTATGCAGACGACTGA
- a CDS encoding polysaccharide pyruvyl transferase family protein, protein MNKGAQLMLIETVRQLGKRIPDAGFCAPMPFRRRAADLPRFRALGMGVIPFLSKWKFRAEIPGVFLSVLSGKDVMHTRRKVALIADISGYALSDKWGILPAKRLGKAAKAVISRGGQLLLLPQALGPFEDEKVRRACLRVFEQAGLIMPRDAVSEAALRALFPQSDKIRPYPDFTALAEAVHDPAYSSYAGGFCIVPNCRMLDKVPPAEAAHYLGFLQQSIAAAQALACRPFFLIHEGEGDRRIAEQLNAGLAQPLDIVAHSDPRVLKGVLGQSYAVVSSRYHAVIGALSQGVPCLSTSWSHKYEALAEAYGCPELVLRSFADETLNRDALRRISDSDSNKAYRQQLLPRADAVKQQAVQMWDEAARWILDSLKQKN, encoded by the coding sequence ATGAACAAAGGAGCTCAGCTGATGCTGATTGAAACCGTGCGTCAGCTGGGTAAGCGTATCCCGGACGCGGGATTTTGCGCTCCTATGCCCTTTCGCAGGCGGGCGGCTGACCTGCCCCGATTTCGTGCGCTGGGGATGGGGGTGATACCCTTCCTGTCCAAGTGGAAGTTCCGTGCCGAAATTCCGGGGGTGTTTTTGTCTGTGCTTTCAGGCAAGGATGTAATGCATACGCGCAGGAAAGTTGCGCTGATAGCAGATATTTCCGGCTATGCGCTAAGCGACAAATGGGGCATATTACCGGCAAAGCGGCTTGGAAAAGCTGCGAAAGCGGTAATCAGCAGAGGGGGGCAGTTGCTGCTGTTGCCACAGGCGCTGGGACCTTTTGAAGATGAAAAGGTTCGGCGCGCCTGTCTCAGGGTGTTTGAGCAGGCCGGGCTCATCATGCCCCGCGACGCGGTTTCTGAGGCTGCTTTGCGAGCACTGTTTCCGCAATCGGATAAAATCCGGCCCTATCCTGATTTTACCGCCCTGGCAGAAGCCGTTCATGATCCCGCCTATTCATCGTATGCCGGCGGCTTTTGTATTGTGCCCAACTGCCGCATGCTGGATAAAGTCCCGCCCGCAGAAGCTGCGCATTATCTTGGATTTCTGCAGCAGAGCATAGCCGCAGCTCAGGCGCTGGCATGCAGACCGTTTTTTCTGATTCATGAAGGGGAGGGAGACCGGCGCATTGCGGAACAGCTCAATGCGGGTCTGGCACAGCCGCTGGATATTGTAGCACACAGCGATCCGCGGGTACTGAAAGGCGTTTTGGGGCAGAGCTATGCCGTTGTCTCAAGCCGGTACCATGCTGTTATCGGTGCACTGAGTCAGGGCGTGCCCTGCCTGAGCACTTCCTGGAGCCACAAATATGAGGCCCTTGCCGAAGCTTACGGCTGTCCGGAGCTGGTACTGCGCAGCTTTGCCGATGAAACCCTCAACCGGGATGCCCTGAGACGGATCAGCGACAGCGATTCAAACAAAGCCTACCGGCAGCAATTACTGCCAAGGGCTGATGCTGTAAAACAGCAGGCCGTGCAGATGTGGGATGAAGCAGCCCGATGGATTTTGGATAGCCTGAAACAAAAAAACTGA
- a CDS encoding lipopolysaccharide biosynthesis protein — translation MMGSKAVMIVLHLTFTIVLARLLTPEDFGIVAMVAVFTVFAEILKDAGLSAAAIQRKTLTEAQQSNLYWLNLLLGGLLTLLVAASAPLIAWFYGRPELIAVTLALSLSFTINAAAVQHRAALSRALRFGPKAAAEAGGMALKLIVAVILALYGFGYWALVWATLAGLVMASLVVIRYAPLRIGLPRRGAGTLSFVRFGANVTLFNFANYFHRNLDNLLIGRISGAEALGHYSQAYALVMYPVSAIRAPVSAVALPVLSRLQDKPDQFRAYYLNMVRVIGMLSVPILMFAAVSGEVLIALLLGPGWEKASVLFSILCLAAIIQPAATMRGMTLLALGKSGRYAKWGSWHALAMACFFCIGIWWGAEGVAWAYVAGTYLILYPSLMYVFRDTPVQPSGFIKAILPVLSVSLAAAGLLVFIRSYDFLPEADLLRTGAELLIFMAMVYPVLLAFRPQDRAFLLQIMAQFFSRKG, via the coding sequence ATGATGGGGTCAAAAGCCGTCATGATTGTCCTGCACCTCACCTTTACCATTGTTCTGGCGCGGCTGCTTACGCCTGAGGACTTCGGTATTGTTGCTATGGTTGCCGTGTTTACGGTTTTTGCTGAAATCCTGAAAGATGCGGGACTTTCAGCAGCCGCAATACAGCGTAAAACGCTGACGGAAGCACAGCAGTCAAACCTGTACTGGCTCAATCTGTTACTCGGCGGCCTCCTCACGCTGCTGGTTGCGGCCTCTGCACCGCTGATCGCATGGTTCTACGGGCGGCCCGAACTGATCGCAGTGACTTTAGCACTGTCTCTTAGTTTTACCATCAATGCAGCTGCCGTACAGCACAGGGCGGCCCTGTCCCGGGCACTTCGTTTTGGTCCCAAAGCAGCAGCGGAAGCCGGTGGCATGGCACTAAAGCTGATCGTAGCTGTAATCCTGGCGCTTTACGGTTTCGGATACTGGGCGCTGGTCTGGGCTACGCTTGCAGGCCTGGTGATGGCTTCGCTGGTTGTTATACGCTACGCCCCGCTCCGCATCGGGCTTCCCCGTCGCGGAGCGGGCACACTCAGCTTTGTCCGTTTCGGGGCCAATGTTACGCTGTTTAATTTTGCGAACTACTTCCACCGGAACCTGGACAATCTGCTGATCGGGCGGATAAGCGGCGCGGAGGCCCTTGGTCATTATTCGCAGGCCTATGCGCTGGTGATGTACCCTGTATCAGCCATCAGGGCGCCGGTTAGCGCGGTTGCGCTGCCTGTTCTAAGCCGTCTTCAGGATAAGCCTGATCAGTTCAGGGCCTATTACCTGAACATGGTGCGGGTCATCGGCATGCTATCGGTTCCGATCCTCATGTTTGCTGCAGTTAGCGGTGAAGTGCTGATTGCCCTGCTTCTGGGGCCGGGCTGGGAAAAGGCATCCGTTTTATTTTCCATCCTGTGCCTCGCTGCAATCATTCAGCCGGCAGCAACCATGCGGGGGATGACCCTGCTGGCCCTGGGGAAATCGGGCCGTTATGCAAAATGGGGAAGCTGGCATGCCCTTGCGATGGCCTGTTTTTTTTGCATTGGTATCTGGTGGGGCGCCGAAGGCGTCGCCTGGGCCTATGTGGCGGGAACCTATCTCATCCTGTATCCATCCCTGATGTACGTGTTTCGGGATACGCCGGTGCAGCCCTCCGGATTTATAAAAGCAATTTTGCCCGTTTTAAGTGTTAGCCTGGCGGCTGCAGGCCTGTTGGTTTTTATTCGCAGCTATGACTTTCTGCCTGAAGCGGACCTTTTAAGGACAGGCGCTGAACTGCTGATTTTTATGGCCATGGTATACCCTGTTTTGCTCGCCTTTCGTCCGCAGGACCGCGCTTTTCTGCTGCAGATTATGGCACAGTTTTTTAGCCGTAAAGGATAA
- a CDS encoding CapA family protein, which translates to MKIALLGDLAFTGVYDLTTHDDAAVRLQPLAGYLSGFDCVLANLESPLTDLRTTRMPKSIHLKSPVQNVSLLKQLGVTAVSLANNHMFDFGKKGCQQTIAALESAGIGWYGLGGERFLFTDPVSGSRISASGFCCFTTHGLGYGPDAGSRPGKMDVLSRANLENRLKADAAEGALSILSVHWGKEHTNYPNFEHLQLAKTLMAEAERPFVIHGHHPHVLQGVLRQHDSLCAFSLGNAVFGDVTSLDGKRVLRQNAENRKSVLLELHLAEGRLVQTKLTGYEDQPEGMRFTETVADEVESYSDFDRLPATPEAWEAMRRAQYEQVILEKFGARTFSWYLSKLTYDALLNKVLAAYRKYRYRRLSRRTA; encoded by the coding sequence GTGAAGATTGCGCTGCTCGGGGATCTGGCCTTCACCGGTGTCTATGATCTGACAACGCATGATGACGCGGCAGTGCGCCTGCAACCGCTTGCGGGCTATCTTTCAGGCTTTGACTGCGTGCTCGCCAACCTGGAAAGTCCGCTCACAGACCTGCGAACTACGCGCATGCCGAAGTCGATTCACCTCAAAAGTCCGGTACAGAATGTATCCCTGCTCAAGCAGCTGGGGGTCACAGCGGTGAGTCTGGCAAACAATCATATGTTTGACTTCGGCAAAAAAGGCTGTCAGCAAACCATTGCTGCCCTGGAGTCCGCAGGCATTGGCTGGTACGGACTGGGCGGGGAGCGTTTCCTTTTCACAGATCCGGTCAGCGGCAGTCGTATTTCCGCAAGCGGGTTTTGCTGTTTCACAACGCACGGTCTCGGATACGGTCCCGATGCAGGTAGCAGACCGGGAAAGATGGATGTACTGAGCCGGGCCAATCTGGAAAACCGCTTAAAAGCTGATGCGGCTGAAGGCGCCTTAAGCATACTGTCGGTACACTGGGGGAAAGAGCACACCAATTATCCCAACTTTGAACACCTGCAGCTTGCAAAGACGCTTATGGCGGAAGCCGAACGCCCTTTTGTGATTCATGGCCACCATCCGCACGTGCTGCAGGGTGTTCTGCGCCAACACGACAGCCTGTGTGCCTTCAGCCTGGGCAATGCGGTTTTTGGTGATGTGACCTCCCTTGACGGCAAGCGTGTGCTGCGCCAAAATGCTGAAAACCGAAAATCTGTCCTGTTGGAGCTGCATCTTGCGGAGGGCAGGCTGGTGCAGACCAAACTGACCGGCTACGAAGATCAGCCGGAGGGCATGCGTTTTACTGAAACCGTTGCGGATGAGGTGGAAAGCTATTCTGATTTTGACCGCCTGCCTGCAACCCCCGAAGCCTGGGAAGCCATGCGCCGGGCGCAGTATGAGCAGGTCATTCTGGAAAAATTTGGTGCCCGTACGTTTAGCTGGTACCTCAGTAAGCTGACCTATGACGCGCTGCTTAATAAGGTGCTCGCAGCATACCGGAAGTACAGATACCGGCGCCTGAGCCGCAGGACAGCGTAG
- a CDS encoding DUF6266 family protein: MATYKRGILGRFTGKVGTVVGTTWRGISVMRAVPSEVRNPRTPKQQAQRERFQLIAKLIRQARPFIQAGFEIRSSDRFTAANAMMSYNIRFGITGDFPAQVLHWPNIRFAMGSLQGPAHSGSSVTLDTENGQAVFSWIDNSGQNNALAGDLAMVLLYHTATDQALFDVSAATRESGTAMLQLPEAFTEDPSGVHAWLAFRRSDDADERISSDSLYLGKLAVSGSPANGEDESNSDGDGDADGNGAPSSGNGNDQDDGSGS; encoded by the coding sequence ATGGCAACATATAAACGCGGCATCTTAGGCCGCTTCACTGGCAAGGTCGGTACCGTTGTTGGTACGACCTGGAGAGGAATCAGCGTTATGCGCGCTGTGCCCTCGGAAGTACGTAATCCGCGCACGCCCAAACAACAGGCGCAGCGCGAGCGCTTTCAGTTAATTGCTAAACTGATACGACAAGCCCGTCCGTTTATTCAGGCTGGGTTTGAAATCCGGAGCTCGGACCGTTTCACGGCTGCCAACGCCATGATGTCGTACAACATCCGCTTTGGTATCACCGGAGACTTTCCGGCTCAGGTGCTCCATTGGCCGAACATACGGTTTGCAATGGGGAGCCTGCAAGGGCCGGCACACAGCGGAAGCAGTGTCACCCTTGACACGGAAAACGGACAGGCGGTCTTCAGCTGGATAGACAACAGTGGTCAGAACAATGCCCTTGCGGGTGATCTGGCGATGGTGCTGTTGTACCATACAGCTACAGATCAGGCCTTGTTTGACGTTTCAGCCGCAACACGTGAAAGCGGCACGGCCATGCTACAGCTACCGGAAGCCTTCACAGAAGATCCTTCCGGCGTTCACGCATGGCTCGCCTTTCGCCGGAGTGATGACGCAGATGAGCGCATCAGTTCTGACTCGCTTTACCTCGGCAAGCTCGCTGTCAGCGGCAGCCCTGCCAATGGTGAGGATGAGAGCAACAGCGATGGCGATGGCGATGCCGATGGAAATGGCGCGCCATCATCCGGAAACGGTAACGATCAGGATGATGGGTCCGGATCTTAA